A genomic segment from Biomphalaria glabrata chromosome 16, xgBioGlab47.1, whole genome shotgun sequence encodes:
- the LOC106069868 gene encoding uncharacterized protein LOC106069868 isoform X1: MTLASNSCGECLISYGHYLLFRFIPKAFVFLLFSSVVYILLEVNFFKTFPLNIWTKSQETKSSFRILSILQKTILADEVPVTPEPLACNFMPVDPYEPSILKLSGLDNKPVECSGYMPDLTYLKGDKLVIDKEKVKSIANFTFCNYRSIYRHPDSDHRVEFGNWSEDFTSSIELPEGTEFIVVVCKGNGTNTVSKTYHALVPKHEKVTELDQLRLKKRKAESDPKETLNVIMIGMDGTSRNQLMRGMNKTYTFLMKELRSFDMSMYTQVGINTFPNFVPLFSGYNEDEILLWWQRSKHLDPLDTIWRDFNNAGYRTLFTEDYPSIGGFHYAKQGFLFPPTTYYSHPICVAIEKDKDIWRSGRHCIGNQAEVDFHFSYILRFLSTFEKSPVFISSFFTKLTHDEMTNNKKVDEHTYKFYKTLKDDGHLNNSLLITFSDHGPRWGSIRSTLHGIIESRSPYAVLTFPLWFLEKYPDVARNLKVNTKRLTTHFDTHETLRDLLYFKSTLDIPLLKREHGISLFKEIPKNRTCPDIPIPLEFCICNQETLKELPINSSLSKGFAEVVVRAVNSKRNETLCRELKVKDILQIVVVSLPPLLSKDRRLFKIKVETTPGNAIFEGTVQTKLCNDTELGDYFQNFTSGSNNNAMELTIGDSIDRLNLYKGQADCEPDAVKKPYCYCKTVV, translated from the exons ATGACGCTAGCAAGCAATTCTTGTGGTGAATGTCTTATAAGTT atGGTCATTACCTCCTCTTCAGATTTATTCCTAAAgcgtttgtttttcttcttttctcaaGTGTAGTTTACATTTTACTTGaggtcaatttttttaaaacgtttccCCTGAACATATGGACCAAGTCTCAAGAAACAAAGAGCAGTTTTAGAATTTTATCCATCCTGCAAAAAACAATACTTGCAGACGAGGTACCTGTAACCCCGGAACCACTAGCCTGTAACTTCATGCCAGTTGATCCATACGAGCCTAGCATTTTAAAACTCTCTGGTCTTGATAACAAGCCTGTAGAATGCTCAGGGTACATGCCAGATCTAACCTATTTAAAGGGAGACAAACTAGTAATTGATAAGGAAAAAGTAAAATCCATCGCTAATTTTACATTCTGCAActacagatctatatatagacatCCTGATTCTGATCATAGAGTCGAGTTTGGAAATTGGAGCGAAGACTTCACGTCCAGTATAGAACTTCCGGAAGGGACAGAATTTATTGTCGTTGTGTGTAAAGGTAATGGAACGAATACAGTTTCCAAGACGTATCATGCACTTGTTCCTAAGCACGAGAAGGTCACTGAGCTAGACCAGTTGAGGCTCAAGAAACGAAAAGCTGAGTCTGACCCTAAAGAGACTCTGAACGTAATTATGATAGGAATGGACGGGACGTCAAGGAACCAGCTAATGAGAGGCATGAACAAAACGTACACGTTCCTGATGAAAGAACTGCGATCGTTCGACATGTCAATGTATACACAAGTGGGAATAAATACTTTCCCTAACTTCGTTCCGCTTTTCTCTGGTTACAACGAAGATGAGATTCTTTTGTGGTGGCAGAGATCCAAACACTTGGATCCGCTGGATACGATTTGGAGAGATTTTAACAACGCTGGTTATCGGACTTTGTTTACCGAGGACTATCCTTCAATTGGAGGTTTCCATTATGCCAAGCAGGGCTTCCTTTTTCCGCCAACAACATACTATAGTCATCCTATCTGTGTAGCCATAGAAAAGGACAAAGATATCTGGCGTTCGGGTAGGCATTGTATTGGAAATCAAGCCGAGGTCGATTTCCACTTTAGTTATATTCTCCGATTTCTAAGTACATTTGAAAAGTCGCCAGTCTTCATCTCTTCCTTCTTTACGAAATTAACTCACGATGAGATGACCAACAACAAGAAAGTCGATGAACATACGTACAAATTTTACAAGACCCTCAAAGATGATGGTCATCTTAACAACAGCTTGTTAATTACTTTTTCTGACCACGGGCCCCGATGGGGGTCTATACGATCAACACTTCATGGCATCATTGAGAGTCGTTCGCCTTACGCTGTGTTGACCTTTCCTTTGTGGTTTCTGGAGAAGTACCCGGATGTGGCCAGAAACTTGAAAGTCAACACTAAGCGTTTAACAACTCATTTTGACACTCACGAAACACTTAGAGATCTTCTGTACTTTAAATCTACTCTGGATATTCCTCTTCTCAAAAGAGAACATGGGATAAGTTTATTTAAAGAGATTCCTAAAAACAGAACGTGTCCGGACATTCCCATCCCACTGGAATTCTGTATATGCAATCAAGAAACACTGAAAGAGCTTCCTATAAACTCCAGCCTTTCCAAAGGTTTCGCCGAAGTCGTAGTCAGAGCCGTTAACAGCAAACGAAATGAAACTTTATGCCGAGAACTAAAGGTGAAGGACATTTTACAGATAGTTGTGGTCAGCCTGCCGCCACTTTTGTCCAAAGACCGGCGTctgtttaaaattaaagttgagACAACGCCAGGGAATGCCATTTTCGAAGGTACAGTCCAAACAAAACTCTGTAACGATACAGAGCTGGGAGATTACTTTCAAAATTTTACTTCTGGGAGTAACAATAATGCAATGGAGTTGACAATAGGGGACTCTATTGATagattaaatctatataaagGCCAAGCAGATTGTGAGCCGGACGCGGTGAAGAAACCTTATTGCTATTGTAAAACTGTAGTTTAA
- the LOC106069868 gene encoding uncharacterized protein LOC106069868 isoform X2 produces the protein MTLASNSCDGHYLLFRFIPKAFVFLLFSSVVYILLEVNFFKTFPLNIWTKSQETKSSFRILSILQKTILADEVPVTPEPLACNFMPVDPYEPSILKLSGLDNKPVECSGYMPDLTYLKGDKLVIDKEKVKSIANFTFCNYRSIYRHPDSDHRVEFGNWSEDFTSSIELPEGTEFIVVVCKGNGTNTVSKTYHALVPKHEKVTELDQLRLKKRKAESDPKETLNVIMIGMDGTSRNQLMRGMNKTYTFLMKELRSFDMSMYTQVGINTFPNFVPLFSGYNEDEILLWWQRSKHLDPLDTIWRDFNNAGYRTLFTEDYPSIGGFHYAKQGFLFPPTTYYSHPICVAIEKDKDIWRSGRHCIGNQAEVDFHFSYILRFLSTFEKSPVFISSFFTKLTHDEMTNNKKVDEHTYKFYKTLKDDGHLNNSLLITFSDHGPRWGSIRSTLHGIIESRSPYAVLTFPLWFLEKYPDVARNLKVNTKRLTTHFDTHETLRDLLYFKSTLDIPLLKREHGISLFKEIPKNRTCPDIPIPLEFCICNQETLKELPINSSLSKGFAEVVVRAVNSKRNETLCRELKVKDILQIVVVSLPPLLSKDRRLFKIKVETTPGNAIFEGTVQTKLCNDTELGDYFQNFTSGSNNNAMELTIGDSIDRLNLYKGQADCEPDAVKKPYCYCKTVV, from the exons ATGACGCTAGCAAGCAATTCTTGTG atGGTCATTACCTCCTCTTCAGATTTATTCCTAAAgcgtttgtttttcttcttttctcaaGTGTAGTTTACATTTTACTTGaggtcaatttttttaaaacgtttccCCTGAACATATGGACCAAGTCTCAAGAAACAAAGAGCAGTTTTAGAATTTTATCCATCCTGCAAAAAACAATACTTGCAGACGAGGTACCTGTAACCCCGGAACCACTAGCCTGTAACTTCATGCCAGTTGATCCATACGAGCCTAGCATTTTAAAACTCTCTGGTCTTGATAACAAGCCTGTAGAATGCTCAGGGTACATGCCAGATCTAACCTATTTAAAGGGAGACAAACTAGTAATTGATAAGGAAAAAGTAAAATCCATCGCTAATTTTACATTCTGCAActacagatctatatatagacatCCTGATTCTGATCATAGAGTCGAGTTTGGAAATTGGAGCGAAGACTTCACGTCCAGTATAGAACTTCCGGAAGGGACAGAATTTATTGTCGTTGTGTGTAAAGGTAATGGAACGAATACAGTTTCCAAGACGTATCATGCACTTGTTCCTAAGCACGAGAAGGTCACTGAGCTAGACCAGTTGAGGCTCAAGAAACGAAAAGCTGAGTCTGACCCTAAAGAGACTCTGAACGTAATTATGATAGGAATGGACGGGACGTCAAGGAACCAGCTAATGAGAGGCATGAACAAAACGTACACGTTCCTGATGAAAGAACTGCGATCGTTCGACATGTCAATGTATACACAAGTGGGAATAAATACTTTCCCTAACTTCGTTCCGCTTTTCTCTGGTTACAACGAAGATGAGATTCTTTTGTGGTGGCAGAGATCCAAACACTTGGATCCGCTGGATACGATTTGGAGAGATTTTAACAACGCTGGTTATCGGACTTTGTTTACCGAGGACTATCCTTCAATTGGAGGTTTCCATTATGCCAAGCAGGGCTTCCTTTTTCCGCCAACAACATACTATAGTCATCCTATCTGTGTAGCCATAGAAAAGGACAAAGATATCTGGCGTTCGGGTAGGCATTGTATTGGAAATCAAGCCGAGGTCGATTTCCACTTTAGTTATATTCTCCGATTTCTAAGTACATTTGAAAAGTCGCCAGTCTTCATCTCTTCCTTCTTTACGAAATTAACTCACGATGAGATGACCAACAACAAGAAAGTCGATGAACATACGTACAAATTTTACAAGACCCTCAAAGATGATGGTCATCTTAACAACAGCTTGTTAATTACTTTTTCTGACCACGGGCCCCGATGGGGGTCTATACGATCAACACTTCATGGCATCATTGAGAGTCGTTCGCCTTACGCTGTGTTGACCTTTCCTTTGTGGTTTCTGGAGAAGTACCCGGATGTGGCCAGAAACTTGAAAGTCAACACTAAGCGTTTAACAACTCATTTTGACACTCACGAAACACTTAGAGATCTTCTGTACTTTAAATCTACTCTGGATATTCCTCTTCTCAAAAGAGAACATGGGATAAGTTTATTTAAAGAGATTCCTAAAAACAGAACGTGTCCGGACATTCCCATCCCACTGGAATTCTGTATATGCAATCAAGAAACACTGAAAGAGCTTCCTATAAACTCCAGCCTTTCCAAAGGTTTCGCCGAAGTCGTAGTCAGAGCCGTTAACAGCAAACGAAATGAAACTTTATGCCGAGAACTAAAGGTGAAGGACATTTTACAGATAGTTGTGGTCAGCCTGCCGCCACTTTTGTCCAAAGACCGGCGTctgtttaaaattaaagttgagACAACGCCAGGGAATGCCATTTTCGAAGGTACAGTCCAAACAAAACTCTGTAACGATACAGAGCTGGGAGATTACTTTCAAAATTTTACTTCTGGGAGTAACAATAATGCAATGGAGTTGACAATAGGGGACTCTATTGATagattaaatctatataaagGCCAAGCAGATTGTGAGCCGGACGCGGTGAAGAAACCTTATTGCTATTGTAAAACTGTAGTTTAA
- the LOC106069867 gene encoding uncharacterized protein LOC106069867: MNKIRCNRLFAYYRNRQLFLVLAVAALCIVAVEFVFSGGLDVQTSETRVLLVHLKSIFREEQWTEPTFCKFMEINPYSSNIMKISGVDKKAVECSGYFPDLTYVNGSRLLVDQMKILHVQNFTSCKYRNLFRHTDNIVKSGNWSQAFTNFVELQEVEEFILVECRNSTSGIVSRTYHARVPRHNDVVELNRVRLRKRQVESDPTETLSIIMIGMDGTSRHQMMRGMNKTYSYLMGELNSFDLSMHNQVGSNTFPNLVPLLSGHTAEEVESWWERLQPLDPLDTLWRDFTNAGFQTLFSEDYPTIGALHYLKKGFLYQPTTYNSRPICLALEHDHNIWSQGSFCIGNTPETMFHFDYLNTFLETVQGNPYLAILFLKKLTHDDTTRNNMADLHTYNFYKLLQDSGKLNNTLLISFSDHGPRWGAIRESANGIVEGRAPYAIFTFPNWFIQKYPDVVENFQKNTKRLTTHFDTHATLRDLLYFKARKKSPLAPSVRGQSLFQEIPRNRTCSDASIPMEFCLCGQETMIDLHVSSNISRGLADIVVSAVNRKPNSSVCSLLRLKAVLQIRTANVSSLNTRDVRLFKVKVQTVPGDAIYEGTVQTKFCTDAELLYNLAQLWKGNLSNPLHVKVGDSIDRLNLYSGQADCELNPFNKPYCYCQNLLPA; encoded by the exons atgaataaaatacgtTGCAATCGAT TATTTGCTTACTATAGAAACAGACAACTCTTCTTGGTGCTAGCCGTCGCAGCTCTCTGTATTGTCGCTGTGGAGTTTGTTTTCAGTGGTGGACTGGATGTGCAGACATCTGAAACCAGAGTCCTCTTAGTTCACTTAAAAAGTATCTTCAGGGAAGAGCAATGGACTGAGCCAACATTTTGCAAATTTATGGAGATTAACCCCTACAGTTCAAACATCATGAAAATTTCCGGAGTCGATAAAAAAGCTGTAGAGTGTTCCGGCTACTTCCCAGATTTGACCTACGTTAACGGAAGCAGACTCTTGGTGGACCAGATGAAGATACTCCATGTCCAAAACTTCACTTCCTGTAAATATAGAAATTTGTTCAGACATACTGATAATATCGTGAAGTCTGGAAACTGGAGTCAAGCTTTTACAAACTTTGTCGAGCTTCAGGAAGTTGAAGAATTTATTCTTGTCGAGTGCCGGAACAGTACGTCTGGGATTGTTTCTAGGACGTATCACGCACGTGTGCCCAGACATAATGATGTGGTTGAGCTGAACCGTGTAAGGCTCAGGAAACGCCAAGTCGAGTCCGATCCGACCGAGACGTTGAGCATTATAATGATAGGCATGGACGGAACCTCAAGGCACCAGATGATGCGAGGAATGAACAAGACCTATAGCTACCTCATGGGGGAGCTCAACTCCTTTGACTTGTCCATGCACAATCAGGTTGGGAGCAACACGTTCCCAAACCTCGTTCCTCTCTTATCCGGACACACTGCTGAAGAGGTTGAGAGCTGGTGGGAACGGCTGCAACCCTTAGACCCCCTTGACACATTATGGAGGGACTTCACAAACGCTGGCTTCCAGACATTGTTCTCTGAAGACTACCCTACGATTGGCGCTTTACACTACTTGAAAAAAGGCTTTTTATATCAGCCTACTACGTACAACAGTCGTCCCATCTGCCTAGCATTGGAGCATGACCACAACATATGGAGTCAGGGATCATTCTGTATAGGCAATACTCCAGAAACTATGTTCCATTTTGACTATTTAAATACTTTCTTAGAAACAGTTCAGGGGAATCCATATCTCGCCATTCTTTTCTTGAAGAAGCTTACGCACGATGACACGACGAGAAACAACATGGCAGATCTTCATACATATAACTTTTATAAACTGCTACAGGATAGCGGTAAACTTAACAATACTTTGCTTATATCATTTTCTGACCACGGTCCCCGTTGGGGGGCTATTAGAGAATCGGCTAACGGCATCGTAGAAGGCCGCGCACCGTACGCCATATTTACTTTTCCGAACTGGTTTATTCAGAAGTACCCGGATGTTGTGGAAAACTTCCAGAAGAACACAAAACGCTTGACGACCCATTTTGACACCCACGCAACACTTCGAGATCTTCTGTATTTTAAAGCTAGAAAAAAGAGCCCTCTAGCACCATCAGTGCGCGGCCAGAGCCTATTCCAAGAGATTCCTAGAAACAGGACGTGTTCTGACGCTTCCATACCGATGGAATTTTGCCTGTGCGGCCAGGAGACGATGATAGATCTCCATGTCTCCTCTAACATCTCAAGAGGTTTAGCTGACATCGTGGTCAGCGCTGTGAACAGAAAGCCCAACTCCTCTGTTTGCTCCCTTTTAAGATTAAAAGCGGTCTTACAAATTAGAACAGCTAACGTCTCTAGTCTCAACACCCGAGATGTTCGCCTGTTTAAAGTTAAGGTTCAGACAGTTCCAGGCGACGCCATCTACGAAGGCACTGTGCAGACTAAGTTTTGCACAGATGCAGAGTTATTGTATAACTTGGCACAGTTATGGAAAGGCAACTTAAGCAATCCATTGCACGTTAAGGTGGGAGACTCTATAGACAGGCTCAATTTATACAGCGGCCAAGCAGACTGTGAGCTGAACCCTTTTAACAAACCCTACTGTTACTGTCAGAACTTGTTACCGGCTTAA